Proteins from a genomic interval of Diospyros lotus cultivar Yz01 chromosome 6, ASM1463336v1, whole genome shotgun sequence:
- the LOC127804384 gene encoding uncharacterized protein LOC127804384, with protein sequence MINDAFGISRDHVNVEAWTSHQPVHEGEERMPELNQGPNEEAKAFYDLVRDGNQALYEGCTKYSKLSFLVKLYHIKCLCGLSNKAMSMILELLKDAFEHAKIPDSFYEAKKLITKLGLNYSQIHACPNDCMLYWGEDESRETCKVCNTSRWKQSRKGNPTNMSSGGKKRKKKPVKVLRYFPLKPRLQRLFMSSKTAEHMRWHSVDSNKDGLMRHPRDSEAWKRFDETHIEFASDPRNVRLGLASDGFNPFRTLSTNYSIWPVILIPYNLPPWMCMKQTSFILSMIIPGKQMPGNDIDVYLQPLIKDLKDLWDGGVETFDASLNQMFNMRAALMWTISDFPGLGNLSGWNTHTGSACPTCNFDTVAHRLPHSRKWSFMGHRRFLEPNHRFRFNRVHFDGNTEFRNPPVALSGSEIFKQLENIHVTFGKGMEVEDNRKRTHRKNTIESGCQQWRKKSIFFQLPYWEYNLLRHNLDVMHIEKNVCDNVLYTILNESGKTKDNLNARKDLKEMGVRSDLWPNENGQYRPTLFTMSNAQKDVFLTTLKNVLVPDGYSSNIARCIDLKHRKIFGLKSHDSHILLEQLLPISIRNVLPNQVSAVLVDLCSIFRQICGKVLNPLDFDKLQRRVILTQCHMEMLFPPGFFTVMVHLVVHLVNELKLGGPVHYRWMYPIERYLGHLKSYVRNRAQPEGSIAEGYLAEECLTFCSRYLEGIETRFNQLGRVDDQTTNNESSQVSMFFTEIGKSVGSTSYFNLTHIEKRQAHRYVLMNSELVDRFVKISDNNPVNGDVNYYGKLVDIIELNYYGRFRIILFKCKWANTITDRGIKQDALQFTLVNFSRLIHTGEREEDEPYIEASQAQQVYYVEDVVEKDWSAVVHLKPRDLYDMGEDTEETFYENEPYQTQDLGLFFPNDTGILSLARGQIDDDPMPNVENVDDEDDEDM encoded by the exons ATGATCAACGATGCTTTTGGGATATCTAGGGACCATGTGAATGTAGAAGCCTGGACCTCGCATCAACCAGTACATGAAGGTGAAGAAAGGATGCCAGAATTGAATCAAGGACCTAATGAGGAAGCTAAGGCATTTTACGATCTAGTTAGGGATGGAAATCAAGCATTGTATGAAGGATGTACGAAGTACTCGAAATTATCATTCCTAGTAAAACTATATCACATCAAGTGCTTGTGCGGATTGAGTAACAAAGCAATGTCtatgattttagaattgttaaaAGATGCCTTCGAACATGCAAAGATTCCTGATTCTTTTTATGAGGCGAAGAAATTAATTACCAAGCTTGGTCTTAATTACAGTCAAATACATGCATGTCCAAATGATTGTATGTTGTATTGGGGAGAAGATGAAAGTAGGGAGACATGCAAAGTATGTAACACGTCAAGAtggaaacaaagtaggaaaggtAACCCGACGAACATGTCTAGTGggggcaagaaaagaaaaaagaaacctgTCAAAGTTTTACGGTACTTTCCACTTAAACCACGTTTGCAAAGGTTATTTATGTCTTCTAAAACTGCTGAACATATGAGGTGGCATTCTGTGGATAGTAACAAAGATGGCTTGATGAGGCACCCGAGAGACTCTGAGGCGTGGAAGAGATTCGATGAAACACACATTGAATTCGCATCAGATCCACGGAATGTTAGGCTTGGGTTAGCTAGTGATGGCTTCAATCCTTTCAGAACTTTGAGTACCAACTATAGCATTTGGCCTGTGATTCTTATACCGTACAACTTACCCCCTTGGATGTGTATGAAGCAGACTTCCTTCATCCTTTCAATGATCATTCCGGGAAAGCAAATGCCAGGGAATGATATCGATGTTTACTTACAACCCTTGATTAAAGACTTGAAGGATTTGTGGGATGGTGGTGTGGAAACATTTGACGCTTCACTCAATCAAATGTTTAATATGCGCGCTGCATTGATGTGGACAATTAGCGATTTTCCTGGGCTTGGTAATTTATCTGGGTGGAACACACACACTGGTTCAGCTTGTCCAACTTGTAATTTTGACACTGTTGCCCATCGTCTACCTCATAGTAGAAAGTGGAGTTTTATGGGTCATCGTCGATTTTTAGAGCCAAATCATAGATTCAGGTTTAACCGTGTTCACTTTGATGGTAATACAGAGTTTAGGAATCCACCAGTGGCACTATCAGGTTCAGAGATATTCAAGCAGTTGGAAAATATTCATGTTACATTTGGGAAAGGGATGGAGGTTGAAGATAACAGAAAAAGAACTCACCGAAAAAATACTATAGAAAGTGGTTGTCaacaatggagaaagaaaagtatatttttccAACTTCCTTATTGGGAGTACAACTTGTTGCGCCATAACCTTGATGTTATGCACATTGAGAAGAATGTGTGTGATAATGTCTTGTACACCATTCTCAATGAAAgtggaaaaacaaaagataatctCAATGCTCGAAAAGACTTGAAAGAGATGGGCGTAAGAAGTGATCTTTGGCCAAATGAAAATGGACAATATCGACCTACTTTATTTACAATGTCAAATGCCCAAAAAGATGTATTCCTTACAACTTTGAAGAATGTTTTAGTGCCTGATGGTTACTCAAGTAACATTGCTAGGTGTATTGATCTAAAGCATCGGAAgatatttggtttgaaaagtcatgattcacATATTCTTTTGGAGCAACTGCTACCAATATCAATTAGAAATGTGTTGCCTAACCAAGTGTCTGCCGTTTTAGTTGATTTGTGCTCAATATTTAGGCAAATATGTGGCAAGGTGTTGAATCCTCTAGACTTTGACAAGCTCCAACGTCGAGTCATTCTCACACAATGCCATATGGAAATGCTTTTTCCACCTGGGTTCTTTACAGTCATGGTTCATTTGGTTGTGCATTTAGTGAATGAACTGAAGCTTGGAGGCCCAGTACATTATCGATGGATGTATCCTATAGAAAg ATACTTGGGACATTTGAAGTCCTATGTACGTAACAGGGCACAACCAGAAGGTTCCATTGCTGAAGGTTATTTGGCTGAAGAATGTTTGACCTTTTGTTCAAGATACTTGGAGGGCATTGAGACAAGATTCAACCAGCTTGGACGTGTTGATGATCAAACGACAAACAATGAATCGTCTCAAGTTTCAATGTTTTTTACTGAAATAGGGAAATCAGTTGGGAGTACTTCATATTTCAACCTTACCCATATTGAGAAACGACAAGCACACAGATATGTGTTGATGAATTCAGAACTAGTCGATCGGTTTGTGAA aATCAGTGACAACAACCCAGTTAATGGAGATGttaattattatggaaaattggtagATATAATCGAGCTTAATTACTATGGTCGATTCAGGATTATTCTATTCAAGTGTAAATGGGCCAATACCATAACTGATAGAGGGATCAAACAAGATGCTTTGCAGTTTACTTTAGTGAATTTCTCTCGATTGATACATACTGGTGAACgtgaagaagatgaaccttATATTGAAGCTTCACAAGCACAACAAGTGTACTATGTTGAAGATGTTGTAGAAAAGGATTGGAGTGCTGTTGTACAtttaaaaccaagagatttgtaTGATATGGGTGAAGACACTGAAGAGACATTCTATGAGAACGAGCCATATCAAACACAAGACTTAgggttattttttcctaatgatACTGGAATTCTGTCACTTGCAAGAGGACAAATAGATGATGATCCAATGcctaatgttgaaaatgttgatgatgaggatgacgAGGATATGTAA
- the LOC127804385 gene encoding peroxisome biogenesis protein 6-like, translating into MGSPLDQVGVSSEVASVIKEYTEPVSEEEIIYCEKNSDGDSQMKAAESISRHPLLLVAASDSSEGLPPTIRRCFTHEISMGPLTEEQRAEMLSQTLHHVSGLLPNSSMSKSALMGNSAWRELVIKITPESKNMTCLKC; encoded by the exons ATGGGCTCACCTCTTGATCAAGTTGGTGTCAGCTCTGAAGTTGCATCCGTTATTAAGGAATATACAGAGCCAGTTTCTGAAGAGGAAATAAtttattgtgaaaaaaattCTGATGGCGATTCA CAAATGAAGGCTGCTGAATCAATAAGCAGGCATCCTCTGCTGTTAGTTGCAGCTTCTGACAGTTCTGAAGGTCTGCCACCAACTATTAGACGGTGCTTCACTCATGAGATCAGTATGGGGCCTCTGACTGAAGAACAAAGGGCTGAAATGCTGTCCCAGACACTTCATCATGTTTCAGGACTGCTTCCTAAT TCTTCTATGTCTAAATCTGCACTGATGGGTAACTCTGCATGGCGGGAGTTGGTCATTAAGATTACACCAGAATCTAAGAACATGACTTGTTTGAAATGTTAA